One Fibrobacter sp. UWT2 genomic window, CTTTTATCTAAAACAGATTCCCGCTCGGCTGTGTCTCCGGAGCGGGATTTTTTATTCAAGTTTAAACAATAAAAGGCGCAAGGCGCTAAAGGACTTCAAAAAATGTCAACATCTAAATATATCGAAACGAAACTCATTCACGGCGGCATCGATGGCGACAAGGTCACGGGAGCTGTCAACGTTCCTATCTATCAGACTTCTACCTATAAGCAGGCGGGTCTCGGCGAAAATACCGGCTGGGAATATTCCCGCACGGGTAACCCCACCCGCGCAGCGCTCGAAGCATTGATTGCCGACCTCGAAGGCGGTGTCGCTGGTTTTGCTTTTGGCAGCGGCATGGCGGCGACTTCTACGGTGCTTTCGCTTTTTAAGCAGGGCGACCGCATTATTATCTCGAGCAATGTTTATGGCGGTACCTTCCGCGTTTTGGACAAGGTATTCAAGAACCTCGGCATTACCTATTCTATTGAAGATACGACCGATTTGGCAACGCTCGATACCAAGGTGACGCCCGATGTGAAGGCCTTCTTTATTGAAAGCCCGGCAAACCCGCTCCTGACCGTAACGGACTTGGCAGGGGTAGCCGCGATTGCGAAGAAACATGGAATTCTGACCATTGTCGACAACACTTTCATGACTCCTTATTTGCAGCGCCCGCTGGAACTTGGCGCCGACATCGTGGTGCATTCCGCAACCAAGTACTTGGGCGGCCATAGCGATGTGGTGGCTGGCCTTGCAGTGACCAACAATAAGGAAATTGCCGACCGCCTCGCATTCAATCAGAATGCCGTGGGTGCGGTGCTTGGCCCCTTCGATTCTTTCCTTTTGATTCGCGGCATCAAGACGCTCGGTGTGCGCCTCGATCGCCATACCGAAAATGCAGAACGCATTGCCCGCTACTTGGAACAGCACGAAGCAGTAAAGCATGTTTATTATCCGGGCCTCCCGAACGCTCAGGGCTACGAAATCAACAAGAAGCAGGCCAAGAACGGTGGCGCCATGATTTCGTTCGAATTGTACGAAGGTTACGACATCAAGAAATTCTTCAAGGCCCTGCAGCTGATTTCACTGGCTGAAAGTTTGGGCGGCGTCGAAAGCCTTGTATGCCATCCGGCTACCATGACCCATGCCTCTATTCCGAAGGAAATTCGTGAGAAGGTGGGCATTACCGATGGACTGATTCGTTTGTCTGTAGGTATCGAAAAAGTCGATGACATTATCT contains:
- a CDS encoding PLP-dependent aspartate aminotransferase family protein encodes the protein MSTSKYIETKLIHGGIDGDKVTGAVNVPIYQTSTYKQAGLGENTGWEYSRTGNPTRAALEALIADLEGGVAGFAFGSGMAATSTVLSLFKQGDRIIISSNVYGGTFRVLDKVFKNLGITYSIEDTTDLATLDTKVTPDVKAFFIESPANPLLTVTDLAGVAAIAKKHGILTIVDNTFMTPYLQRPLELGADIVVHSATKYLGGHSDVVAGLAVTNNKEIADRLAFNQNAVGAVLGPFDSFLLIRGIKTLGVRLDRHTENAERIARYLEQHEAVKHVYYPGLPNAQGYEINKKQAKNGGAMISFELYEGYDIKKFFKALQLISLAESLGGVESLVCHPATMTHASIPKEIREKVGITDGLIRLSVGIEKVDDIILDLNAGINAAKEA